ATGTCACATGGATGGGTTCAGTAATACAAGTTACTCATGtcacaacaaacatccaaaTACACAAAATAGTTAATAACATAAACACACATGGAAAAGCAACCATTAGAAGCTTTCCAACAGAAATCCTGCTTCCATCGCTTTGACTGATTGCTTCCATTAACTTCATTTCAGTCCATTACTTCTATGATTATGAAACCTGTGTGGGGATGCTGGTTAATTATCAGACAGCTCTGATGGTCTGCATGATCTCCTGTGAGAAATAAAGGCAATAATCAATCACAGAGCTGCTCTGGATGTGCCTGGATCACACCCTTGTTTCCACTAACCACAGCGTTGTTCATGCATGTCTTTCATAGTTTGCCTTTCATGCAAAGTATaacaataaatacacagaaaatgcagcaaacCTCCATTGTAACATTGCAatgcagtaaaaattaaatatatacaaGTAATTCTAAGACTAATTAGAGAAAaagagtccaaaacaaaaacaattaaaaaaagacttccTCTCTTCAGAGtaatataaaatcaaatattacaACCATGTAGGTTGTTgtcattatttagaaaatgaatgtgGAGTCCTTCATCTGAGAGTCTGAGAGAGCAGAGATAAAACGTTTTAATCTTTGGTTTCCTGCATCACTAAGACTGTTTACATGAGCAAAGAAAGAAgagcagaaaatctgaaataccGCAAAGCTAAACCATGAGAAAACCGctcacacattttctcacagcTGCGTTCAGGTTCCTGCTACAACTCAAAATTTAGATTGGAAAGTTTTGAAAAGGTTCGCCACATGTTGTCCACTAAAAACCCGTCAAATGACACAGAGATAATTTTATGAAGTTTTGTTTGATATTTAGCAGCAAGGCAACATGTTCAGGAACCCTGCAGGGACAAACAGATCTAGACGTTATAGATGTTGCTGTGGCCAATCTTCATATTTACGTCTAACAAGAGCAGAGAAATCTTGTTCCTActtacaatgtttttaaaaaataaaatgtacctCCAAAAAACTGTTGAAACTCACTGAGGCTTGTTTTCCCTCTCCTGAACTCAAGAGGAGTTCAGTAGTCGACCAAACCGTTCAGGAATCCCAACAGATCCTAACAGATCCCAACAGATCCCAACAGATCCCAACAGATCCCAACAGACTTTAGGGCGTAAAGTGAAGCTCTAAAAGATGTAATTTGTATGATTGTTTCTGGTCTAACAGCTGATCTGCTGCTCCTTCCTCAGTAGTTTTACACATCTgaacaatttttattattaactcGTGTTTTtacctgttgtgtttttttttaattcaattcagttcagtttgtttacgTTGCACAATTTACAGAGAAAGTAATCTCGAGgcacttttcaaaaaaagtCACATCCGTTCCAGTTGATCTGCGTTCATCTGTCAAACGGCACATTAAGCTGTTTATTCAAATTGGGTTAAAAAGTTTTCTACCTAAGCAGATTGCATCAAGTTTGAGCTCTAATTTAGGAGAACGGTGTAGCCTGCAGTAATTATTAGGAAATGGTCATAATGCAGCTAAACGCTTTaatatttgttagaaaaaagCTTTTGGAACCATTAAGTCAAACTGGCTGGATAAAAATCTTTTCTCCAATCCCACCTGGAGAGAAGTAGGATTGGAGATCATGAggctcactcactcactcactcactcactcattcaCTCACTCGCTCATTcgctcactcactcactcactcattcactcactcactcactcactcactcactcactcactcactcactcactcactcactcactcactctctcaCTCATTCACTCACTCGCTCATTcgctcactcactcactcactcattcactcactcactcactcactcactcactcactcactcattcaCTCACTCACTTACTCGCTCATTCGCTCACTCACTCGCTCACTTACTCACTCACTCGCTCATTCGCTCACTCACTCGTTCACTTGCTCACTCACTCGCTCACTTACTCACTCACTCATTCACTCGCTCATTCACTcgctcactcactcactcactcactcattcaCTGTGAGGTGTTACATCTGTTTTATGGTAAATCTTTTCACAAATCTAATTTGAtcatatttagttttcagaTTACACTTCAGACTAAAGGTTTGGCTGCAATACTTTAATTACTCATTAATTCACAATaaagaaaccaacaaaaattCTGAATGACCCACCAAATGTTTatggtaaaacattaaaatagctTAAATACATACCTGAATTAAAAACGTCTCATGGAGGAAATGAGCTGAATGCACAGTAAGTCAGACCTAAGAGGGATGTAATATTGATAGTTTTGTTCTTGAACTTCTTAGAGTCATGGTTGGACTCCGTTTGTGGTTCCACTGCAGAAAAAGTTCCTTAACTTTTTTCCGGAAGTTTCTTCCGACAATGACGTAGAGAATGGGATTGAGAACGCTGTTGAAGAACGCCAAGTAGGTGAAGATCTGCCCACAGAAGTGCTGGATGTTCATAGAGCTGCAGTCTGTCAGCATGCCGGCCTTGTTGAGCCAGGTTGGGATGTTCCGCAGATGGAACGGGACCCAACAGATCAGGAACGCCAGCAGGACGGCCAGGACCAAAGTGTTGGCCTTGtgatcatttttctttgcatttactCCTTCCATAAACCTGTTCCTCAGAGCTCTGAGGATGTTGAcagtgcaaaagaaaatgatggAAATGGGAATAAGAAACCCTAACACCAAAATCATCGACTCATTTATCTCTGGATCAGCTTCACTACAGGCGGTCCTATTTCTGTCAGGTACCAATTTCCTGTTGATAAATTTGGGAACACTAAGAATTAATCCCAGAATCCAAACCACAACACAACAGATTTTGGCAAATTTTGGACGACGCATTTTTTCTTGGGACAGTGGATGAAC
This is a stretch of genomic DNA from Gambusia affinis linkage group LG16, SWU_Gaff_1.0, whole genome shotgun sequence. It encodes these proteins:
- the LOC122846457 gene encoding B2 bradykinin receptor-like, with amino-acid sequence MALLSTSLPANLTSLAEDGDKTNSDNCSLESNWTFTYVPPYILSISVLGIVFNIFVLMVFILHKKPCTVAEIYLSNLAAADLFLVSFLPFWAVNAWNKFDWIFGLAMCKMVNVSILMNAYCSIYFMVLISIDRYLALVHPLSQEKMRRPKFAKICCVVVWILGLILSVPKFINRKLVPDRNRTACSEADPEINESMILVLGFLIPISIIFFCTVNILRALRNRFMEGVNAKKNDHKANTLVLAVLLAFLICWVPFHLRNIPTWLNKAGMLTDCSSMNIQHFCGQIFTYLAFFNSVLNPILYVIVGRNFRKKVKELFLQWNHKRSPTMTLRSSRTKLSILHPS